A portion of the Oxynema aestuarii AP17 genome contains these proteins:
- a CDS encoding WecB/TagA/CpsF family glycosyltransferase, whose protein sequence is MNSWITALRFNEQMDTLIRWAKTRQSRMVCVANVHMLMEAYWNPEFSRVLESADLVTPDGMPLVWMMRQQGLRQQDRVAGMEILLRLCDLAPRKKVSVFFLGSDEQTLAAMRQRLEQEFPDLDIAAMEPLPFRPLTPSEDRALIERINRSGAGLVFLSLGCPKQELWMAQHQGQINAVTIGLGGVFPVYAGQKKWAPRWVRENGLEWLYRFVQEPTRLWGRYSKTIPPFVWLALKQLLTDNPVKNARYARELTRAIQNRKGDRPIGQLLVEAGLLSPRQVERILQEQRERNRDRRFGELLSEYGWVKPQTIDFFAEQLPQLKNQPEKYPIGYYLKSAALLDDDQIEAIVKHQKKTGLRFGELAVVKGWIKQETVDLVLEHIENSQNSSPTLSMA, encoded by the coding sequence GTGAACTCTTGGATCACGGCCTTGCGCTTTAACGAACAAATGGACACCCTGATTCGGTGGGCCAAGACTCGGCAAAGTCGCATGGTTTGCGTGGCGAACGTCCACATGCTCATGGAAGCCTATTGGAATCCGGAGTTTTCCCGAGTGCTAGAATCTGCCGATCTCGTCACACCGGACGGAATGCCTTTAGTCTGGATGATGCGGCAACAAGGACTGCGCCAACAAGACCGAGTGGCGGGGATGGAAATCTTGTTGCGTTTGTGCGATCTGGCGCCGAGAAAAAAGGTGAGCGTCTTTTTCCTGGGTTCGGACGAGCAGACCTTGGCGGCGATGCGCCAGCGATTGGAGCAAGAATTTCCCGATCTCGACATTGCGGCGATGGAACCGCTTCCGTTCCGACCCCTGACCCCGAGTGAAGATCGCGCCTTGATTGAGAGAATCAATCGCAGTGGGGCGGGTTTGGTGTTTCTTTCTTTGGGATGTCCCAAGCAAGAGCTGTGGATGGCCCAACACCAAGGACAAATTAATGCGGTCACCATCGGTCTTGGCGGAGTTTTCCCGGTGTATGCGGGGCAGAAAAAGTGGGCGCCGCGTTGGGTACGGGAGAATGGTTTGGAATGGCTCTATCGTTTCGTGCAAGAACCGACCCGGCTTTGGGGACGTTATAGTAAGACGATTCCGCCGTTCGTGTGGCTGGCGTTGAAACAACTGCTGACGGACAACCCCGTGAAGAACGCCCGCTATGCGAGGGAATTAACCCGGGCGATTCAAAATCGCAAGGGGGATCGACCCATCGGTCAACTGTTGGTGGAAGCGGGGTTGTTGAGCCCTCGCCAGGTCGAACGTATTTTGCAAGAACAGCGCGAAAGAAACCGCGATCGCCGATTTGGGGAGCTGTTGAGTGAATATGGCTGGGTCAAACCGCAGACGATCGATTTCTTTGCCGAACAGTTGCCGCAGTTGAAGAATCAGCCGGAAAAATACCCGATCGGTTACTATCTCAAGTCGGCGGCGTTGTTGGACGACGACCAGATCGAGGCAATTGTCAAACACCAAAAGAAAACGGGCTTGCGCTTTGGCGAACTGGCGGTGGTCAAAGGGTGGATCAAACAAGAAACGGTGGATTTAGTGTTAGAACATATCGAGAACAGTCAAAACAGCAGTCCAACTCTGTCGATGGCTTGA
- a CDS encoding glycosyltransferase family 4 protein, producing MSLKILISAYAYRPDKGSEPAISWNLVRELVKFHQIWVITRENNREAVESSLKERPINGLTVIYCRLPHWLEALNRNQRIVQVHYYLWQIAAYFQGKHLHDAIPFDLVHHVTYVKYWGPSFLALLPIPFIWGPVGGGESAPKSFWRDFGKRGKIYEILRDLGRSLGERDPFVRITARRSVLARATTEDTAARLRVLGAPRVEVLSQLGLSDLELDRLGRCPVSDSGTIRFLSIGRLLHWKGFHLGLRAFAAADLPENTEYWIVGDGPERDRLAALATELGIGDRVTFWGALGRDETLDKLGDCVALVHPSLHESGGLVCLEAMAARRPVLCLQLGGPGLQVTPETGIAVPAETPERAVTDLAEAMSCVAGDRALRLQMGETARQRAIAEFSWSAKVRALAQLYDRLALSQPEVANR from the coding sequence ATGAGCTTGAAAATTTTAATTTCTGCGTACGCCTACCGACCGGACAAAGGTTCCGAACCCGCCATTAGCTGGAATCTCGTGCGTGAATTAGTTAAATTTCATCAAATTTGGGTCATCACCCGCGAAAATAACCGCGAAGCCGTCGAAAGCTCTTTAAAAGAGCGTCCAATTAACGGTTTGACCGTCATTTACTGTCGCCTCCCCCATTGGCTCGAAGCGCTCAATCGCAACCAGCGCATCGTGCAAGTTCACTATTATTTATGGCAAATTGCCGCGTATTTTCAGGGAAAACACTTACACGACGCCATCCCATTCGATCTCGTCCATCACGTCACTTACGTCAAATACTGGGGTCCGAGTTTTCTAGCCTTATTGCCGATTCCGTTTATTTGGGGTCCGGTCGGTGGGGGCGAGTCGGCACCGAAATCCTTTTGGCGAGATTTCGGAAAACGGGGCAAAATTTACGAAATTCTGCGCGATTTAGGGCGATCGCTCGGCGAACGGGATCCCTTTGTCCGCATCACTGCCCGCCGTTCGGTATTAGCCCGAGCAACGACGGAAGACACCGCAGCACGTTTGCGTGTTTTGGGGGCGCCTCGGGTAGAAGTGCTTTCTCAGTTGGGCTTGTCCGATCTCGAACTCGATCGCCTCGGTCGCTGTCCGGTGTCGGATTCGGGAACCATCCGCTTTCTCAGTATCGGTCGCCTGTTGCATTGGAAAGGATTTCATTTGGGATTGCGCGCCTTTGCGGCGGCAGACTTACCGGAAAATACGGAATATTGGATCGTGGGGGACGGTCCGGAACGCGATCGCCTCGCCGCTTTGGCGACTGAATTGGGAATCGGCGATCGCGTCACCTTTTGGGGAGCTTTGGGACGAGACGAAACCTTAGACAAACTTGGCGACTGTGTGGCGTTGGTTCACCCGAGTTTGCACGAGTCCGGCGGTTTGGTCTGTTTGGAAGCCATGGCGGCGCGCCGTCCGGTGTTGTGCTTGCAACTCGGCGGTCCGGGGCTACAGGTGACCCCAGAAACGGGGATCGCCGTACCTGCAGAAACACCGGAACGAGCGGTCACAGATTTAGCCGAGGCAATGAGCTGCGTGGCGGGCGATCGCGCTTTGAGGTTGCAAATGGGAGAAACCGCAAGGCAACGGGCGATCGCGGAGTTTAGCTGGTCGGCGAAAGTCCGAGCCTTAGCCCAGTTATACGATCGCCTGGCTCTTTCTCAACCAGAAGTAGCCAATCGCTAA
- a CDS encoding glycosyltransferase family 4 protein: MENPRIAWLLTSAFYYWHPMLAALTRRFGDLKAYAANWRGYAAGFENSFAVEIVGRRKVIPILKGSTGYGINFTYLPLNIVSRLLEFKPHIIFSNSFGIWTLLALAFKPIARWRVVIAYEGSSPSVDCRNSPLRLAVRRSMVKTADACITNSLAGKIYLTEVLKAPEDRVFVHPYEVPAIASFTQTNSEGQTPEKIKPIFLFVGSLIPRKGIDLLLDACAVLAERGIDRYTLQIVGDGNDRPGLEQFCQEKGLSDRVEWIGRVDYSELGAYFQQADVFVLPTLEDTWGVVVSEAMLLGKPVLCSQWAGASELIEHGENGWICDPRDRQTLANLLAQIVDNPQLAIEMGDRARATMQRYTPEAAADFLADVVERVNAAY, encoded by the coding sequence ATGGAAAACCCTCGTATTGCTTGGCTGCTCACCTCTGCCTTCTACTACTGGCATCCGATGCTGGCCGCCCTCACCCGACGCTTTGGAGATCTGAAAGCGTATGCCGCCAATTGGCGGGGCTACGCGGCGGGATTTGAAAATAGTTTTGCCGTCGAAATCGTCGGTCGGCGAAAAGTGATTCCAATCCTCAAAGGATCGACAGGATACGGAATTAACTTTACTTACCTTCCCCTCAATATTGTCAGCCGTTTATTGGAATTTAAACCCCATATTATCTTTTCCAATTCCTTCGGGATTTGGACGCTTTTAGCCTTAGCGTTCAAACCGATCGCGCGCTGGCGAGTGGTCATTGCTTACGAGGGCAGTTCCCCGAGTGTAGACTGTCGCAATTCACCGCTAAGATTGGCCGTGCGGCGATCGATGGTCAAGACTGCCGATGCTTGTATTACCAACTCTCTAGCGGGAAAAATTTATTTAACTGAGGTGTTAAAGGCTCCGGAAGATCGGGTTTTCGTCCATCCTTACGAAGTTCCGGCGATCGCCTCTTTCACTCAAACTAATTCTGAAGGCCAGACACCAGAAAAAATCAAACCAATTTTCCTTTTTGTCGGCAGTTTAATCCCGCGTAAAGGCATCGATTTATTATTAGATGCTTGCGCGGTCTTGGCCGAACGGGGCATCGATCGCTACACCTTGCAAATTGTCGGCGATGGCAACGATCGCCCGGGCTTAGAACAATTTTGTCAGGAAAAAGGATTGAGCGATCGCGTCGAGTGGATCGGTCGGGTAGACTATAGCGAATTAGGCGCCTATTTCCAACAAGCCGACGTCTTTGTTTTGCCAACCTTGGAGGATACTTGGGGCGTCGTCGTCAGCGAAGCGATGTTATTAGGAAAACCTGTATTGTGTTCCCAATGGGCCGGGGCTTCGGAGTTGATCGAACACGGCGAAAATGGCTGGATTTGCGACCCGCGCGATCGCCAAACCCTCGCCAATTTACTCGCTCAGATCGTTGACAACCCGCAACTGGCGATCGAGATGGGCGATCGGGCGCGCGCCACCATGCAGCGTTATACCCCCGAAGCTGCCGCCGATTTTCTCGCCGATGTCGTCGAGCGTGTCAATGCAGCATACTGA
- a CDS encoding class I SAM-dependent methyltransferase, whose amino-acid sequence MIRRLGRKIGSIFGLEREQRTSEARWRIKEKTRNWCALKAVDTETAILKITGKIPTVKFSEKFKDLIEEQQKLIESIPNRMGGQGNLEIIYQLAEYVRATRAIETGVSYGWSSLTLLLSLNEREGSQLVSTDLPYFSEHSESYVGCVVPDRLKSIWTILPYADREALIDALKILPQIDLCHYDSDKFYQGKMWAYPLLWQALKPGGIFIADDIDDDFAFRDFCEEIDRPPWIVETPFTNDIKYVGILVK is encoded by the coding sequence ATGATTCGGAGACTAGGCCGAAAAATTGGTTCGATTTTTGGATTAGAACGAGAGCAACGCACGTCAGAAGCTCGATGGAGAATCAAAGAAAAAACCAGAAACTGGTGTGCTTTAAAAGCCGTAGATACAGAAACCGCAATCTTGAAAATAACCGGAAAAATTCCCACAGTTAAGTTTTCCGAAAAATTCAAGGATTTAATCGAAGAACAGCAGAAATTAATCGAGTCTATTCCGAACCGAATGGGAGGACAAGGAAATTTAGAAATTATTTATCAATTAGCAGAGTATGTCCGAGCAACACGGGCGATCGAAACGGGGGTTTCTTATGGTTGGTCATCCCTGACGCTTTTACTGTCTTTAAACGAAAGAGAAGGATCTCAACTGGTCAGTACCGATTTACCATATTTTTCTGAACATAGCGAATCTTACGTCGGTTGTGTAGTTCCCGATCGCCTCAAATCCATTTGGACAATTCTCCCTTATGCCGATCGCGAAGCCTTAATCGATGCCTTAAAAATCTTACCTCAAATCGATCTGTGTCACTACGACAGCGATAAGTTTTATCAGGGGAAAATGTGGGCTTACCCCCTGCTATGGCAAGCTCTCAAACCCGGAGGTATTTTTATTGCCGACGATATCGACGATGATTTTGCCTTTCGCGATTTCTGTGAGGAGATCGACCGCCCACCTTGGATTGTTGAAACCCCCTTTACAAACGACATCAAATATGTTGGGATTTTGGTGAAATAA
- a CDS encoding glycosyltransferase family 4 protein, which translates to MNLMMFDLSVRGHHPSYIQYLIQYWDENTLPGRLDIVVSRRFVVEHADVLEYADRCSSKNIAFVTISAVEEALLSSRKSRLKRAFRFFQEWQILCRYAKALKATHCLVLYFDTYQIPLLFGLTAPCSFSGIYFRPTFHYDRLTQARSSEGDRLQKWREIFSISRVLKHPQLKMLFCLDPFAVDFVKERYNTDRICHLPDPILPILTERERSQSLKKALNIEEKRTVFLMFGSLTERKGIYQLLDAIASLSDEWCDRLCLLLVGESRISKQIDEQIAKISQIKPIQAIARYQFISDSEIPDYFQISDVILAPYQRHVGMSGILLWAATANKPILSSDYGLMGEMVTRYGLGLTVDSSSPEEIAQGLMECLSQPRSSLGDRAKMKQFVEHNSVNRFTQTIFNSLKDL; encoded by the coding sequence ATGAATTTGATGATGTTCGATCTTTCGGTTAGAGGTCATCATCCCAGCTACATTCAATATTTAATTCAATATTGGGATGAAAATACTTTACCCGGTCGTTTAGATATCGTAGTCTCCCGGAGATTTGTTGTAGAACATGCCGACGTTTTGGAATATGCCGATCGCTGCTCCAGCAAAAATATTGCTTTTGTAACAATTTCAGCCGTAGAAGAAGCTCTTTTAAGTTCGCGTAAGTCGCGCTTAAAAAGAGCATTTCGATTCTTCCAAGAATGGCAAATTTTGTGTCGCTACGCCAAAGCATTAAAAGCAACCCATTGTCTAGTTTTGTATTTCGACACTTACCAAATCCCGTTACTCTTCGGCCTGACAGCTCCCTGTTCTTTTTCCGGAATTTATTTTAGACCGACTTTTCATTACGATCGCCTGACTCAGGCTCGCTCTTCTGAAGGCGATCGACTTCAAAAATGGCGGGAAATATTTTCGATCTCTCGGGTTTTGAAACATCCACAACTCAAAATGCTATTTTGCCTCGATCCCTTTGCTGTCGATTTTGTAAAAGAACGATATAACACCGATCGTATCTGTCATTTACCCGATCCAATTTTACCTATTCTTACTGAACGAGAACGCAGTCAAAGTCTGAAAAAAGCATTAAACATAGAAGAAAAAAGAACGGTATTTTTAATGTTCGGATCTCTGACGGAAAGGAAAGGAATTTATCAACTTCTTGACGCCATTGCCAGCTTAAGTGATGAATGGTGCGATCGCCTTTGTTTGCTTTTAGTTGGAGAGTCGAGAATTTCCAAACAAATTGACGAACAAATTGCTAAAATTTCTCAAATTAAGCCGATTCAAGCGATCGCGCGCTATCAATTTATTTCCGATTCAGAAATTCCAGATTATTTTCAAATCAGTGACGTAATTTTAGCGCCCTATCAACGTCACGTCGGTATGAGCGGGATTTTACTATGGGCTGCAACAGCGAACAAACCCATTTTAAGTTCGGATTACGGACTGATGGGAGAAATGGTCACTCGTTACGGTTTGGGATTGACTGTAGACTCCAGCAGTCCCGAGGAAATCGCGCAAGGGTTGATGGAATGTTTAAGTCAGCCTAGATCCAGTTTAGGCGATCGCGCCAAAATGAAACAGTTTGTCGAACACAATTCAGTCAATCGTTTTACTCAAACCATTTTTAATTCATTGAAGGATCTTTAA
- a CDS encoding class I SAM-dependent methyltransferase, producing MELKIKIPSKESRKLEQIYEHYALEKQLALRLLNSKKEERKELYTQLYDELYQTITHHPRWTRKSNAETTAWIVERRLELLQFFLKDDITYLEIGPGDCSLAIAVSQKVAKVYAVDVATEVAKHIDFPQNVEFIVSDGCSIPVPPNSVDLAYSHQLMEHLHPEDALEQLQNIYNALTPNGQYICITPNRLSGPHDISKYFEELATGFHLKEYTVSELYQLFHNVGFNKIFWIKNQKNLIVKIPLQWWSLPLIRLAEMALQILPFSWRNKIANTPLLFRGMTIVGIK from the coding sequence ATGGAACTCAAAATCAAAATTCCTTCCAAAGAATCAAGAAAATTAGAACAAATTTACGAACACTACGCATTAGAGAAACAACTCGCCTTGCGGTTGTTAAACTCTAAGAAAGAAGAACGAAAAGAGCTGTACACTCAGCTTTACGACGAACTTTATCAAACTATTACCCATCATCCCCGATGGACCCGCAAGTCAAATGCTGAAACTACGGCTTGGATTGTCGAACGTCGTCTGGAATTATTGCAATTTTTCCTAAAAGACGACATCACTTATTTAGAAATTGGCCCGGGAGATTGTAGCTTGGCGATCGCCGTTTCGCAAAAAGTTGCAAAAGTCTATGCTGTCGATGTTGCGACCGAAGTCGCCAAACACATTGATTTTCCCCAAAACGTCGAATTTATCGTCTCCGATGGTTGTAGCATACCCGTTCCTCCCAATAGCGTCGATCTGGCTTACAGTCATCAACTCATGGAGCATTTACATCCAGAAGATGCTCTCGAACAACTGCAAAACATTTACAATGCTTTAACCCCGAATGGTCAATATATTTGCATTACCCCCAACCGACTCTCTGGACCTCATGATATTTCCAAATATTTTGAAGAACTTGCTACTGGATTCCATTTAAAAGAATATACGGTGAGCGAGCTTTATCAGCTTTTTCATAATGTCGGGTTTAACAAAATTTTTTGGATTAAAAACCAGAAAAATTTAATCGTAAAAATCCCTCTTCAATGGTGGAGTTTACCCCTGATTCGTCTTGCAGAAATGGCTTTACAGATCCTTCCTTTTTCATGGAGAAATAAAATTGCCAATACCCCTTTACTCTTTAGAGGAATGACCATCGTAGGGATCAAGTAA
- a CDS encoding glycosyltransferase: MKKNFSSTRVSTDVACFLGFLGGGGAERVILNLTTGFVNRGLNVDLVLANTGSPHLWQVPPEVNIVDLKARKLSSSLPALVGYLRRVRPPALLSTLHYTNEIAIAAKYFARVDTRVVVREANQLSLDVGQSKAWKKRAIPWFVRYLYPLADGVVTVSRGVAEDLSRVCGLPLEKIQVIYNPTITPDLGIKAEETLNHPWFEPGQPPVILAVGKLQAQKDFPTLIRAFARVRERTAARLMILGWGPDRSQLEALVEELGLQEDVALPDHVANPYAYMKRSTVFVLSSAWEGLPNVLIEAMAVGIPVVSTDCKSGPSEILKEGEYGLLIPVGNPQAMAEAILTVLSGSSRAIAPDWLEQFSLDYAVNKYLEILQVT; this comes from the coding sequence ATGAAAAAAAATTTTTCTTCAACGCGAGTTTCAACGGATGTAGCCTGTTTTTTGGGGTTCCTCGGTGGGGGGGGAGCGGAGCGGGTCATCCTCAATCTGACCACAGGGTTCGTCAATCGCGGTTTGAACGTCGATCTGGTTTTGGCAAATACCGGGAGTCCGCACTTATGGCAAGTCCCGCCAGAGGTGAACATCGTGGATTTGAAGGCTCGAAAATTGTCGTCGAGTCTTCCCGCACTCGTGGGTTATCTGCGACGAGTCAGACCGCCAGCGTTGTTATCTACGCTGCATTATACAAACGAGATCGCGATCGCCGCCAAGTATTTCGCACGGGTTGACACCCGAGTGGTGGTGCGCGAGGCGAATCAACTTTCTCTCGATGTCGGTCAGTCAAAGGCATGGAAAAAACGAGCGATTCCCTGGTTCGTGCGCTATTTATACCCATTGGCGGATGGGGTGGTAACGGTCTCTCGTGGAGTCGCTGAAGATTTATCGCGGGTGTGCGGTTTGCCATTAGAAAAAATTCAGGTGATTTACAATCCGACAATTACCCCTGATTTGGGGATTAAAGCAGAAGAAACTTTGAATCATCCTTGGTTCGAACCGGGACAACCCCCGGTGATTTTAGCGGTAGGAAAATTGCAAGCGCAAAAAGATTTTCCTACTTTAATTCGTGCCTTTGCGCGGGTTCGAGAACGCACTGCGGCCCGCCTGATGATTCTCGGGTGGGGACCGGATCGATCGCAGTTGGAAGCATTGGTAGAAGAATTGGGATTACAAGAAGATGTCGCTCTCCCGGATCATGTTGCCAATCCTTATGCGTATATGAAACGATCGACTGTTTTCGTTCTTTCTTCGGCGTGGGAAGGGTTACCGAATGTGTTGATCGAAGCGATGGCGGTTGGAATTCCGGTGGTTTCGACCGATTGCAAGAGTGGCCCGTCGGAAATTTTGAAAGAGGGTGAATATGGGCTTCTCATTCCTGTTGGAAATCCCCAGGCAATGGCGGAGGCAATTTTAACAGTTTTATCGGGATCGTCGCGGGCGATCGCTCCCGATTGGCTGGAGCAATTTTCTCTAGATTATGCGGTTAACAAATATCTGGAGATCTTGCAGGTGACATGA
- a CDS encoding glycosyltransferase family 2 protein: protein MRSVNNHFPQVSIGLPVYNGEKFLRQTLDSLIEQTFENFEIVISDNASTDATEQICREYAAKDVRIRYYRNPENIGAAPNYNRVFKLARGLYFKWAAHDDLCTPYYLERCVEILDRHPSVVLCYTGVMFIDEQEQSIRQSSHLLELNFPTANQRFKHYQELIFPRKHFRKKGKISTSRTQAISNTSTKSDHPGGDRWTPIFGLIRTDILKKTALIASYVNSDMILLGELALYGEFYEISEPLFLYRDHRQASGRNHQGYYDYNVWFDPQNKGKLMLCLWTWFFKYLAAIARVKMGAFDKLACYLQMGRWLGWMWKRLVKELAINLAYLLNIHSISLGGFKKTLPTQW from the coding sequence ATGCGAAGCGTGAATAATCACTTCCCGCAGGTCTCGATTGGCCTGCCCGTTTATAATGGCGAAAAATTCCTCAGACAAACATTAGATTCCCTAATAGAGCAAACCTTTGAAAATTTCGAGATTGTTATTTCAGATAATGCCTCTACCGATGCAACCGAGCAAATTTGTCGAGAATATGCCGCCAAAGATGTTCGGATTCGCTATTATCGAAATCCAGAAAATATCGGAGCAGCACCGAACTACAACCGCGTTTTTAAATTAGCCCGAGGTCTATATTTTAAATGGGCAGCTCATGACGACCTCTGTACTCCTTACTATCTCGAACGTTGCGTCGAAATTCTCGATCGCCATCCTTCCGTCGTCCTCTGTTATACCGGAGTTATGTTTATCGACGAGCAAGAGCAATCCATCCGACAATCATCCCACCTTCTAGAGTTAAATTTCCCCACCGCCAACCAACGTTTTAAGCACTATCAAGAACTAATTTTTCCTCGCAAACATTTTCGCAAAAAAGGCAAGATATCTACGTCACGGACTCAAGCAATATCTAATACATCCACCAAAAGCGACCATCCAGGAGGCGATCGCTGGACGCCCATTTTCGGTTTAATCCGAACGGATATTTTGAAAAAAACTGCTTTAATTGCTAGTTATGTCAATTCAGACATGATTCTGCTCGGAGAACTCGCCCTCTACGGTGAATTTTACGAAATTTCCGAACCTTTGTTTTTGTACCGAGACCACCGACAGGCGTCCGGTCGAAACCATCAGGGATATTATGACTATAATGTCTGGTTCGATCCTCAGAATAAAGGAAAATTGATGTTATGTTTGTGGACCTGGTTTTTTAAATATTTAGCGGCGATCGCCCGAGTTAAAATGGGAGCGTTTGACAAGCTCGCCTGTTACTTACAAATGGGACGGTGGTTGGGCTGGATGTGGAAACGACTCGTTAAAGAACTGGCGATCAATCTCGCTTATCTTTTAAACATCCATAGTATTTCTCTTGGAGGATTCAAAAAAACTTTGCCGACCCAGTGGTAA